One window of Manihot esculenta cultivar AM560-2 chromosome 17, M.esculenta_v8, whole genome shotgun sequence genomic DNA carries:
- the LOC110605608 gene encoding lignin-forming anionic peroxidase, translating into METSVHNVLTSPAKAAAVVFAVLLLSTVCQAQLTSTFYDNSCPNALSTIRTSIRNSIAAERRMAASLIRLHFHDCFVQGCDASILLEETPTIESEQTALPNKDSARGYRVIEKAKSEVEKICPGVVSCADILAVAARDASAYVGGPSYTVRLGRRDSTTASRTLANSQLPSFKDGLDRLISSFQNKGLSPRDLVALSGAHTLGHAQCFTFRDRIYSNVSIDAGFASTRKRTCPAVGGDANLAPFDLVTPNSFDNNYFKNLIQLKGLLESDQVLFSGGSTDSIVREYSRSPAAFNSDFATAMIKMGNIDILTGTAGEIRKICSAIN; encoded by the exons atggaaaCTTCAGTTCATAACGTTTTGACATCTCCAGCAAAAGCAGCAGCTGTTGTATTTGCGGTGCTGCTCTTGAGCACAGTATGCCAGGCTCAACTCACCTCTACGTTTTATGATAATTCCTGTCCGAATGCACTTAGTACTATCCGAACTTCCATCAGAAATTCAATTGCCGCAGAACGAAGAATGGCAGCTTCTCTCATTCGTCTCCACTTTCATGATTGCTTTGTTCAG GGTTGTGATGCATCAATCTTACTCGAAGAGACTCCAACTATCGAGAGCGAACAAACTGCACTTCCCAATAAAGATTCTGCCAGAGGCTATCGAGTCATTGAGAAAGCAAAATCTGAAGTAGAGAAAATATGCCCCGGAGTTGTATCTTGTGCAGATATCCTCGCTGTGGCAGCAAGAGATGCATCTGCATAT GTGGGAGGTCCATCTTATACAGTGAGGCTTGGAAGAAGAGACTCAACAACTGCTAGTAGAACTCTTGCCAATAGTCAACTTCCCAGTTTTAAAGATGGCCTGGACAGACTTATATCTAGCTTTCAGAATAAAGGCCTTAGCCCAAGGGATCTGGTTGCCTTGTCAG GAGCTCATACTCTAGGCCACGCTCAATGCTTTACATTCCGCGATAGGATATACAGCAACGTTTCCATTGACGCTGGATTTGCAAGCACTCGCAAGCGCACTTGTCCAGCTGTTGGCGGTGATgcaaacttggctccctttgatTTGGTCACACCTAATTCTTTCGACAACAATTACTTCAAGAATCTTATACAACTGAAAGGTCTTCTTGAATCTGATCAAGTTCTTTTTAGCGGAGGCTCGACAGATAGCATTGTCCGAGAATATAGCAGGAGTCCTGCAGCTTTCAACTCAGACTTTGCTACTGCTATGATCAAAATGGGAAATATCGATATTCTCACTGGCACTGCTGGGGAAATAAGGAAGATCTGCAGTGCTATCAATTAG